In Verrucomicrobiota bacterium, the DNA window CTAAAAAGGATGTTTTTGAGACCCAAAATGACACTGATCATTTTGCGCTATTTTTATCGATATAGTAAAATTTAAATACTCGTATGTTGATTTAATTTATTAAAAAAAGTAAAAACCAGTCTTGTCGATCGGCAAATTCACTTCATGATGTGGCATCTTGCGAATCATTGGAGAAGGTGCCATGATCATGAATATATCTTCTTTGGTTTTAAAATGCCAAGTGACTCGGGTAAAAGAGTATCCCAAGGTTTGCTGATCAACCATAAAGAGAGAAGAAATGAATATAAGAAAAGCAGATGTTGCCTTTGTAGAGGAGCTTGTAAGTAGGGCTGGTGACAAGGATATGACCATGATGGTCACAATAAATAAGCAGAAACTTTACATCCCTATGAGTAAGAAGGAGTCTATACGGCTTTCTGAGATATGTGAGGCTCAGGGGTTACCGAGGACTGAGTTACTCAAGAGGCAGCTTTCACAGGAAAAGGTTTATGCGTAAGGCTGCTTTCTTCCAAATGTAGGAGACATGAGGATGAAGTCTTTAGGTTGATGAGTCTCCGGAAGACAAGAGCGACTGGGAGCCTTTGACGGTGGTTTCAAGTAGACTACTTGAAATTCCTAGCTCTTTATCGCTGAAAGAACAAGCTCCCTCTCATTATCGGGGTCTGGAAGCCTCAGGTCTCAGAAAGATTCGAGGTATAGGCCGATCGGTTCATCAGGATTTTAATCAGGGCCTTTAAGCGTTAGCTTGCCTAGATCATATAGCCTCGTAAATACAATATCCTTTTGGTCATTGGCTAGGCCTAGAAATCTCTGGATTTGATTTAATTGAGCAACAGCAAGCAGTTCGATATGGCTGTCTACTATTACTTCTTCTTGGCTAAGTATCTGTCTTAGGTCATCTTGGATACTGTTAAATTTGTATTTGTTCTGATCTAGTTTCATTTTTAAATCTTCTACTTCTTCAGGACTCAATCTAAAGCGCTCGGCTAAGACATCTAGAGCGTTTTACATTTAGTTATTATCATTCTGTACATTATAAGGGTATGGAACTATAAGCTTAAGGATGAAAGCATATAGTAAGGATTTAAGAGAGAAGATCATAAGAGCCCTAGAATCAGGCATGAGTCAAACACAGGCATCAATAGCCTTTGGAGTTTGCCGAATGACGGTGTCTGGATACTGGCAGCGCTATAAGAAAGAGGGTCAGGTCTATTGTAAGCAAATAGGAGGTTATGGTAAAAGTAAACTAAGAGGGCTGAAGACGAGGTCATCAAATGGATTGAGGCCAAGCCTGAACTCACACTCAAGCAACTAAGCCACAAGCTAGAAAAGCATTGTGGGATCAAACTGACCCTTAGAACCTTACATTATCACTTAAAGAAAATGGGCTATAGCTTTAAAAAAAACGTTTCGGGCCAGCGAGCGTGGGCGCACTGATATACAAGCCAAACGCCAAGAATGGATGTGGTATCAACTCCGCTGGAATCCACAACGACTTGTTTTCCTTGATGAGACAGGAGTCAATACCAAGATGACACCTCTCTATGGCCGGTCCTTGCGAGGCCAAAGGTGTCAGAGCCATGTTCCATACGGGCATTGGAATAGTTCAACATTCCTAGCAGCCTTAAGACATGAAAAGCTTACCGCCCCACTACTCATTGAAGGGGCAATGGACGGAGCGGTGTTCGTAGGCTATATCGAGCAGCAACTCTGCCCCACTTTGGAGCAAGGTGATATTGTCATCTGTGATAATTTGCCAGCTCACAGGGTCAAAGGGGTCAGAGAAGCTATCGAAGCTGCAGGAGCCAAACTTTTTTACTCACCAGCTTAGAGTCCTGATCTCAACCCTATCGAAATGGCTTTTGCAAAGTTTAAAACACTTCTTAGAGATGCGGCTAAGAGAACTTGGGATGATTTAGTTGAGGCCGTAAATGACGCCTTTGACTCTTTTACTTCCCAAGATTGCACAAACTTCTTTAGCCATTGTCACTATGTATAAACCTAAATGTAAAATGCTCTAGGTGGGCGCGTTCGAGGAGTTGTAGTTCTTTATGTGGAAAAAGAGAAAGTGGATAATGCAATCCCTTTCATATTTTTGGGGGATTATTTTCAGAGAGACACCCACTCATTTCGCGAGGGATCTCATCAGTAAGAGTTCTAATCTATCTTTTAGGGTCCAAATGCCGGTTTATGAGCTTATTCCTATACCTTTGTGGGAAGGGTCACCGCCTTTTGAGCCTAAGAGAAAAGAATTTGTAAATTATCATCCTTAGATGAGTATTAGGAGTATGGCAGCCTTGGAAGTATTTTTTCAATCCGAGACCAGACGTCCCATAAGAAAAATCTCTATGAAGAAATAGCAAAGGCTCTGGAAACAGTGCCTTTGCTTATCTCAGAGTAAAAAAAGAGCTTTTAAGCCGTGACAGTCTCGCCGAGAGCTTTTTTAATCTCGGCAAAGTTTGGCAAGTCTTTCGGTGTAGGCGTTTGCTCACTGTAAATAACTTCACCGTCTTTATTAATGACGAAAGCGGCGCGCGCACTGACGGATCCTAAACCTAAGAGATCAGGCAGTAATACGTCATAATCCTGGGCTGTTTTCTTGTTGAGGTCACTCAAAATTTTGATGTCAATTTTCTCTTTTTGAGCCCACACTTCTTGAGCAAATGGACTATCCACACTGATAGCATAAACTTCAGCATTTAGTTCCTCATATTGCTTAATTCCAGAAGTGATATCGCACATTTCTTGAGTGCATACACTAGTGAATGCTAATGGGAAGAAGAGCAAAACAGTATTCTTCTCGCCAAAGTTATCACTAAGCGTGATGTCTTGAATCCCTTCGTTTGTTTTGCACTTTAGGGTGAAGTCGGGAGCTTTAGTTCCAACTGTTATAGCCATAATATCTCCTTTGGTTTTGGGTTACTGGGAAACGGGTTGTTTCTCGGATTCTTTTTCT includes these proteins:
- a CDS encoding redoxin domain-containing protein; its protein translation is MAITVGTKAPDFTLKCKTNEGIQDITLSDNFGEKNTVLLFFPLAFTSVCTQEMCDITSGIKQYEELNAEVYAISVDSPFAQEVWAQKEKIDIKILSDLNKKTAQDYDVLLPDLLGLGSVSARAAFVINKDGEVIYSEQTPTPKDLPNFAEIKKALGETVTA
- a CDS encoding transposase, coding for MWYQLRWNPQRLVFLDETGVNTKMTPLYGRSLRGQRCQSHVPYGHWNSSTFLAALRHEKLTAPLLIEGAMDGAVFVGYIEQQLCPTLEQGDIVICDNLPAHRVKGVREAIEAAGAKLFYSPA
- a CDS encoding helix-turn-helix domain-containing protein — protein: MKAYSKDLREKIIRALESGMSQTQASIAFGVCRMTVSGYWQRYKKEGQVYCKQIGGYGKSKLRGLKTRSSNGLRPSLNSHSSN